A genomic segment from Dermacentor silvarum isolate Dsil-2018 chromosome 11, BIME_Dsil_1.4, whole genome shotgun sequence encodes:
- the LOC119432628 gene encoding uncharacterized protein LOC119432628 translates to MRTARWLVVHHLDGLVVELGSAVSGVATELITRLAEMCQRQLGRMGKSFTLVLPESTTLFAQYDLNALLTTRGLYPIQRTHLTSDLRHASCPAPFKGAYFGIEHILNRTRSALGRGHRRQGLSRIFFSVSLLGAHFLLDREPALNESVAFAPAKFQGFMPYSQVCQLMMSGGWNARANLETDCTEATRGPQWVSAFAPFSGNWILGLKGAIRGLAVFDVDGDDRDGYCGEKHVLLKRLKDLLS, encoded by the exons ATGCGCACCGCCCGCTGGCTGGTCGTGCACCACCTGGACGGTTTGGTCGTCGAGCTCGGCAGCGCCGTCAGCGGCGTCGCCACCGAACTCATCACGCGCCTCGCAGAG atgtGCCAGCGGCAGCTCGGGCGCATGGGCAAGTCGTTCACGCTGGTACTGCCGGAGTCGACGACGCTGTTCGCCCAGTACGACCTCAATGCCCTTCTCACCAC GAGGGGCTTGTACCCGATCCAGAGGACGCACTTGACCAGCGACCTCAGGCACGCTAGCTGCCCAGCGCCCTTCAAGGGGGCATATTTCGGAATC gagCACATCCTGAACCGAACCCGGTCGGCGCTGGGCAGGGGCCACCGACGCCAGGGCCTGTCGCGCATCTTCTTCAGCGTCAGCCTGCTCGGGGCCCACTTCCTGCTGGACCGGGAGCCCGCGCTCAACGAGAGCGTCGCCTTCGCGCCGGCGAAGTTCCAGGGATTCATGCCCTACTCTCAG GTGTGCCAGCTGATGATGTCGGGCGGCTGGAACGCGCGCGCCAACCTGGAGACCGACTGCACCGAGGCCACCCGAGGACCCCAATGGGTGTCCGCCTTCGCGCCTTTCTCCGGAAACTGGATC CTCGGACTTAAAGGGGCCATTCGGGGGCTCGCGGTCTTTGACGTCGACGGGGACGACCGGGACGGCTACTGCGGTGAAAAGCACGTCCTGCTCAAGAGGCTCAAGGACCTGCTGTCCTGA